One segment of Dehalococcoidia bacterium DNA contains the following:
- a CDS encoding MATE family efflux transporter, with the protein MRRESASARPLAVSTLDEAHLGRSVLRLAWPVMVQQTSYSMVQLVDTFLVGHLGEDALAGLRLGAQIFWFAFAGMTAVGVGAIAVVSRSVGAQQWARARRAVGSALALALVWGLLVGVSMWALGGWALGMLGAEPEARRLGGQYLQAAAFGMPFWSLLYAANAVLQGAGDTRTPMAVGVFINVVNMVMAYSLINGVGPFPWLGVAGSGAGFTIAAFLGAVVILWLLASGRLLLRWSPSSWPLFHRSEAARVVQVGLPTALEQAQFNMAFMLYTRIVASLGTTAVAAHGVALAVQSLAFNAGMGISVATSALAGQGLGAGRPDLSERAVYAAARYASLVMGSVGLVLMVLGHPIVSLFVGGEGAEEVVDIGSRLMFIFGFAMPVLGANLAFSGGLRGAGDTRAVMLIMAFGTWVVRLGPAYLLAITAGLGAPGAWAAAVMDISARTFLMWWRFRSGRWKQIRV; encoded by the coding sequence ATGAGGAGGGAATCGGCGTCGGCCCGGCCTTTGGCCGTATCCACCCTGGACGAGGCTCACCTGGGGCGCTCGGTGCTGCGGCTGGCGTGGCCAGTGATGGTCCAGCAGACCAGCTACTCCATGGTTCAACTGGTGGACACCTTTTTGGTGGGCCATCTTGGAGAGGATGCGCTGGCGGGGCTGCGTTTGGGCGCCCAGATCTTCTGGTTCGCCTTCGCTGGCATGACGGCGGTGGGGGTGGGGGCTATAGCTGTGGTCTCCCGCAGCGTTGGGGCGCAGCAATGGGCTCGGGCGCGGCGGGCGGTGGGCAGTGCCCTGGCCCTGGCCCTGGTTTGGGGGCTGCTGGTGGGGGTCAGCATGTGGGCCCTGGGCGGGTGGGCCTTGGGCATGCTGGGAGCCGAGCCAGAGGCCCGTCGCTTGGGGGGGCAGTATCTGCAGGCGGCGGCCTTTGGGATGCCGTTCTGGTCGCTCCTTTATGCTGCCAACGCCGTCCTGCAAGGGGCCGGGGATACCCGCACTCCCATGGCCGTGGGGGTGTTCATCAACGTGGTGAACATGGTCATGGCCTATTCGCTAATCAATGGTGTTGGGCCTTTTCCGTGGTTGGGGGTGGCAGGTTCGGGGGCGGGCTTCACCATCGCTGCTTTCCTGGGGGCTGTGGTCATCTTGTGGCTTCTGGCATCCGGCCGCCTCCTCCTAAGGTGGTCGCCCTCATCGTGGCCGCTATTTCATCGTTCGGAGGCGGCCAGGGTGGTGCAGGTAGGGCTGCCCACGGCCCTGGAGCAGGCCCAGTTCAACATGGCCTTCATGCTGTACACCCGCATCGTGGCCTCCCTGGGCACCACGGCGGTGGCCGCCCATGGGGTGGCCTTGGCTGTCCAAAGTTTGGCCTTCAACGCTGGTATGGGCATAAGCGTGGCCACGTCCGCCCTGGCTGGGCAGGGGCTGGGGGCAGGCCGCCCCGACTTGTCGGAGCGGGCGGTGTATGCTGCTGCCCGGTATGCGTCCTTGGTCATGGGCAGCGTGGGGCTGGTGTTGATGGTGTTGGGACATCCCATCGTCTCCCTCTTTGTGGGCGGGGAGGGGGCAGAGGAGGTGGTGGACATCGGGAGCCGCCTCATGTTCATCTTCGGGTTTGCCATGCCCGTGCTGGGGGCCAACCTGGCCTTCAGCGGTGGCCTGCGGGGGGCAGGCGATACACGGGCGGTCATGCTCATCATGGCCTTTGGCACGTGGGTAGTACGCCTGGGCCCCGCCTACCTTTTGGCCATCACAGCCGGGTTGGGGGCGCCGGGGGCTTGGGCGGCTGCCGTGATGGACATAAGTGCCCGCACCTTCCTCATGTGGTGGCGGTTCCGCAGCGGCCGCTGGAAGCAGATTCGCGTGTAG
- a CDS encoding ferredoxin--NADP reductase: MREDPLTVTPKGVPKAPAATARVIRRKDHTPDLMTLWLEPSVPFPFRPGQYCTIGLEGVERPYSIVSAPHEPYLELFIELVPHGQLTPRLWRLREGDVVSLRPRAKGLFTLDHRFSRHLMVATVTGIAPFVSMVRDYLHRGQEGHRFYILHGASYWDELVYDSELKALAQRYPHILEYVPTVSRPQEERNQGWTGETGRVNTIVGRYIQKFQLNPEDTVVYLCGHAGMIADVKSQLKPKGWQMREEHYFWPPKPWKPPRE; this comes from the coding sequence ATGCGCGAAGACCCGCTTACTGTTACCCCCAAGGGCGTCCCTAAGGCCCCCGCAGCCACCGCCCGGGTGATCAGACGTAAGGACCACACCCCCGACCTGATGACCCTCTGGTTAGAGCCCTCCGTCCCCTTCCCATTCCGGCCGGGGCAGTATTGCACCATCGGTCTGGAAGGGGTAGAACGTCCCTATTCCATCGTCTCCGCCCCTCACGAGCCTTATCTGGAGCTGTTCATAGAGCTGGTGCCCCATGGTCAGCTGACACCCCGCCTCTGGCGCCTACGGGAGGGCGACGTGGTGAGCCTGCGTCCGCGGGCCAAGGGCCTTTTCACCCTGGACCACCGCTTTAGCCGCCACTTGATGGTGGCCACGGTGACAGGCATCGCCCCCTTTGTGAGCATGGTGCGGGACTACCTGCACCGTGGGCAGGAGGGGCACCGCTTCTACATCCTCCATGGGGCCAGCTACTGGGACGAGCTGGTCTACGATTCCGAGCTCAAAGCCCTCGCCCAGCGCTACCCCCACATCTTGGAATACGTGCCCACGGTAAGCCGCCCCCAGGAGGAGCGCAACCAGGGTTGGACAGGGGAGACAGGGCGTGTCAACACCATCGTGGGGAGGTACATCCAAAAGTTCCAGCTGAACCCCGAAGACACGGTGGTCTACCTATGCGGCCATGCCGGCATGATCGCCGATGTGAAGAGCCAACTGAAGCCCAAGGGCTGGCAGATGAGGGAAGAGCACTATTTTTGGCCCCCTAAGCCCTGGAAACCTCCTAGGGAGTAA
- a CDS encoding aldehyde ferredoxin oxidoreductase family protein, giving the protein MPYGWVGQVLRIDLSAGKVVKEPLNMQWARQFIGGRGLGTKYLYEEIDPRCDPLGPENKVIFATGPLTGTYAPTGGRYMVLCKSPLTDAIACSNSGGYWGPELKFAGYDMVILEGRAPRPVYIWIYNDQVEIRDASHVWGKTTAETEDILRGETDPQARVAGIGPAGENLCRNACVINDKSRAAGRSGVGAAMGAKNVKAIVVRGTGAVAVADPLRFSELVMESLQVVNQSPVTAHALRGLGTASTVGFANGVGILPTRNFQQGQFEAANDISGQAIAKSVLVRNKGCYSCPIGCARVTEIKGPARWQGKGEGPEYETIFGLGSDCGVGDLNAVLYANYLCNLYGLDTISAGGTIAAAMELAEKGYIPKEDLAELPFELKFGNPEAVIGCLEMMAYRRGRFGHLLAEGGYRLAEHYGHPELFMGVKKQDFAAYDPRGAKGMGLGYATSNRGACHLRGYSMSLEWFAPPNQRLDPFSIQGKAAAQKMLQDKAACEDSSGICTFVTFALTPDKVCALFNAATGENLTLEDWNLAGERIWNLERMFNLRAGLGRKDDTLPPRMLKEPLSGGMVQGQVVELEPMLEEYYRIRGWDEEGRPKQETLARLGLS; this is encoded by the coding sequence ATGCCGTACGGATGGGTCGGTCAGGTGCTGCGCATCGACCTCAGCGCGGGCAAGGTGGTCAAGGAGCCGCTGAACATGCAATGGGCCCGCCAGTTCATCGGCGGCCGGGGCCTGGGCACCAAGTACTTATACGAGGAGATTGACCCCCGCTGCGACCCCCTGGGCCCAGAGAACAAGGTCATCTTCGCCACCGGCCCCCTCACGGGCACTTATGCGCCCACAGGCGGCCGCTACATGGTGTTATGCAAAAGTCCCCTCACCGATGCCATCGCCTGTTCCAATTCGGGCGGCTACTGGGGGCCAGAGTTGAAGTTCGCCGGCTACGACATGGTCATCCTAGAGGGGAGGGCGCCCAGGCCCGTCTACATCTGGATCTATAACGACCAGGTGGAGATAAGGGACGCCTCCCACGTTTGGGGCAAGACCACCGCGGAGACGGAGGACATCCTTCGCGGGGAGACGGACCCCCAGGCACGGGTGGCGGGCATCGGCCCCGCCGGCGAGAACCTGTGCCGCAATGCCTGCGTCATCAACGACAAGTCGCGGGCGGCCGGACGCTCTGGGGTAGGAGCGGCTATGGGGGCCAAGAACGTGAAGGCCATAGTGGTGCGCGGCACAGGAGCTGTGGCCGTGGCCGACCCCTTGCGCTTCTCCGAGCTGGTGATGGAGTCCCTGCAGGTAGTGAACCAGTCACCGGTGACAGCCCACGCTTTGAGGGGGCTGGGAACGGCGTCCACTGTGGGCTTTGCCAACGGTGTGGGCATCTTGCCCACCCGCAACTTCCAGCAGGGCCAGTTCGAGGCAGCCAACGACATCTCCGGCCAGGCCATAGCCAAATCAGTATTGGTGCGCAACAAGGGGTGTTACTCCTGCCCCATCGGCTGCGCACGGGTAACGGAGATCAAGGGCCCCGCCAGGTGGCAAGGGAAGGGCGAAGGCCCAGAGTACGAGACCATCTTCGGCCTGGGGTCCGACTGCGGCGTGGGCGACCTCAACGCCGTCCTCTACGCCAATTACCTATGCAATCTCTACGGCCTGGACACCATCTCCGCCGGCGGCACCATCGCCGCTGCTATGGAGCTGGCCGAAAAGGGCTACATCCCTAAAGAGGACTTGGCCGAGCTCCCCTTCGAGCTTAAGTTCGGCAACCCTGAGGCCGTCATCGGCTGCTTGGAGATGATGGCCTACCGCCGGGGCCGGTTCGGCCACCTCTTGGCGGAGGGGGGATACCGCCTCGCCGAGCACTATGGGCACCCGGAGCTCTTCATGGGCGTCAAGAAGCAGGACTTCGCCGCCTATGACCCCAGGGGTGCCAAGGGCATGGGCCTGGGCTATGCCACCTCCAACAGAGGGGCCTGCCACCTACGGGGCTACTCCATGTCCCTGGAGTGGTTCGCACCTCCCAACCAGCGCCTGGATCCCTTCTCCATTCAGGGGAAGGCAGCGGCCCAGAAGATGCTCCAGGACAAGGCAGCATGCGAGGACTCCTCGGGCATCTGCACCTTCGTGACCTTTGCCCTCACCCCTGATAAGGTGTGCGCCCTGTTCAACGCCGCCACCGGGGAGAACCTGACCCTGGAGGACTGGAACCTGGCTGGCGAACGCATCTGGAACCTGGAGCGCATGTTCAACCTGCGGGCCGGCCTGGGGCGCAAGGACGATACCCTTCCCCCCCGCATGCTCAAGGAACCCCTCTCCGGTGGGATGGTCCAGGGGCAGGTGGTGGAGCTGGAGCCCATGCTGGAGGAGTACTACCGTATCCGCGGCTGGGACGAGGAGGGCCGGCCTAAGCAGGAGACCCTGGCCCGGCTGGGCCTTTCCTAG
- a CDS encoding MaoC family dehydratase N-terminal domain-containing protein, with protein MAQEYDIEEVRRRYVGMETAETQGRYPVEHDPIRRHCHMVDDTNPLFLDPDYAKNTKYGEVICPPSGWLAIYFASLGPWPPVFEPLVPVVPAPGKRIINMAQEVEWFDVIRVGDRLSIKRRIADVFQRPISIDPQAVWVISELIIKNQHGKVVCVVRNTLLFHRSPEEVAADKAGAEG; from the coding sequence GTGGCCCAGGAATACGACATAGAGGAGGTGCGTCGGCGGTATGTGGGGATGGAGACGGCGGAGACCCAGGGCCGCTATCCTGTGGAGCACGACCCTATCCGCCGTCACTGCCACATGGTGGACGATACCAACCCCCTCTTCCTGGACCCTGATTACGCTAAGAACACCAAGTATGGTGAGGTCATCTGCCCACCCTCGGGCTGGCTAGCCATATACTTTGCCAGCTTGGGCCCTTGGCCACCGGTATTCGAGCCGTTGGTGCCCGTGGTGCCTGCACCGGGGAAGCGCATCATCAACATGGCCCAGGAGGTGGAGTGGTTCGACGTCATTCGCGTCGGCGACCGCCTCTCCATCAAGCGGCGCATCGCCGATGTCTTCCAGCGTCCCATCAGCATCGACCCCCAGGCGGTGTGGGTGATAAGTGAGCTCATCATCAAGAACCAGCATGGCAAGGTGGTATGTGTGGTGCGCAACACCCTCCTCTTCCACCGTTCGCCAGAGGAGGTGGCGGCCGATAAGGCGGGGGCAGAGGGATGA
- a CDS encoding alpha/beta fold hydrolase, with product MAVITINGLDIHYREAGQGRPVVLVHGFTGNSRNWALTVPALRPYYRLLSPDLRGHGLSAKPVLPEDYALEAMADDIVAFVGLLGLEGCHLVGHSMGGMIAQLVALKAPHLLRSLVLVDTSAEPPGALRTEERARLVRVAMEQGMEAVWEAQLALNPMAEELRSQPELLQTWKEQFLMTSREAYIYCAQHIANRRPVLDELKGLRMPVLIVCGELDEPFVGPSRRMHEAIPGSRLEIIAGCGHSPQIERPQEFNRLLLSFLWEVDGVTP from the coding sequence ATGGCTGTCATCACCATAAACGGGCTGGACATCCATTACCGGGAAGCGGGCCAGGGACGGCCCGTGGTGCTGGTCCACGGATTTACAGGGAACTCCCGCAACTGGGCCCTGACGGTGCCTGCCCTGAGGCCCTATTACCGCCTCCTCTCGCCCGACCTGCGGGGCCACGGCCTTTCCGCCAAACCCGTCCTTCCTGAGGACTATGCTCTGGAGGCCATGGCCGATGATATTGTCGCCTTCGTCGGGCTGCTGGGCCTGGAGGGGTGCCACCTGGTGGGGCACTCCATGGGGGGCATGATCGCTCAGTTGGTGGCCCTAAAGGCCCCCCATCTCCTCCGCTCCCTGGTGCTGGTGGACACATCGGCCGAGCCCCCCGGGGCCCTGCGCACTGAGGAGCGGGCCCGCCTGGTGAGGGTAGCCATGGAGCAAGGCATGGAGGCGGTGTGGGAGGCCCAGCTGGCCCTCAACCCCATGGCCGAGGAGCTCCGATCCCAGCCCGAGCTGCTTCAGACGTGGAAGGAACAGTTCCTTATGACCTCCAGGGAGGCCTACATCTACTGTGCACAACATATAGCCAATCGGCGCCCCGTCCTGGATGAGCTGAAGGGCCTCAGAATGCCCGTTCTCATCGTGTGCGGGGAGCTGGACGAACCCTTTGTGGGCCCCTCCCGCCGCATGCACGAGGCCATTCCTGGCAGCCGCTTGGAGATCATCGCTGGCTGTGGGCACTCACCCCAGATAGAGCGCCCCCAAGAGTTCAACCGCCTCCTACTGTCCTTCCTGTGGGAGGTAGACGGCGTTACTCCCTAG
- a CDS encoding MaoC family dehydratase N-terminal domain-containing protein yields the protein MRKRPQRYWEDVEIGEELAGFSLEINTRRVFLQISGTQDWYPLHFDPQFARRSGHQDIFMNTGFLQAALVRVITDWMGDEGFLKKLYFEMRRQQRPGDIMTCKGRVVDKYVRDGQHYVECEVWAENEREGITTPGRAWVILPSRQGRPPEET from the coding sequence ATGAGGAAGCGGCCACAGCGATACTGGGAGGACGTGGAGATAGGGGAGGAGCTGGCGGGCTTCTCCCTGGAGATCAACACTCGGCGTGTGTTCCTCCAGATAAGCGGCACCCAGGACTGGTACCCCTTGCACTTCGACCCCCAGTTCGCTCGTCGCTCCGGCCACCAGGACATCTTCATGAACACGGGCTTCCTGCAGGCTGCCCTGGTGAGGGTCATCACCGACTGGATGGGAGACGAGGGTTTTCTCAAGAAGCTCTACTTCGAGATGCGCCGCCAGCAAAGGCCAGGTGACATCATGACGTGCAAGGGGCGCGTGGTGGACAAGTACGTCCGCGATGGCCAGCACTATGTGGAGTGCGAGGTTTGGGCGGAGAACGAGAGGGAGGGCATCACCACGCCAGGTCGGGCCTGGGTCATCCTCCCATCACGCCAGGGGAGGCCTCCAGAAGAGACTTAA
- a CDS encoding glutaredoxin domain-containing protein: MSKVIIYTLAGCPTSQKALRALRERGIDFEERRVDEDPRWWEEALKYSVTVPIIIWGEGDVEIGWEGEHG; the protein is encoded by the coding sequence ATGAGTAAGGTCATCATCTACACCCTGGCCGGCTGCCCCACCAGCCAGAAGGCCTTGCGGGCCTTGCGGGAGCGGGGCATCGACTTCGAGGAGCGGCGGGTGGACGAGGACCCCCGCTGGTGGGAGGAGGCCCTTAAGTACTCGGTCACCGTGCCCATCATCATCTGGGGCGAGGGCGATGTGGAGATAGGCTGGGAGGGAGAGCACGGCTGA
- a CDS encoding patatin-like phospholipase family protein encodes MRGIVLALGAGGIRGWAHVGVIKALHEAGVPIAGLVGASAGSLIGPLYAAHRDVREMVEVALSANMASLTAWFLGGLRIGPEAWGFGQKLWRCYGHLDFQELALPFAATVLDAASGQHLLVREGNVGRAVEASIRPPGLLPPVKLQGRWFVDGGLHDTVPVGLAQVAFPGLPVVAVPVGEFFLLPPPLRPASRRLGNLLWALGATPPSRLGGLALLACLVGEGPPPRPPAAATVRPRLHGIMAALPMRIQEAVRRGERAARAALPAIKSLLEASPGVMGG; translated from the coding sequence ATGCGGGGCATCGTGCTGGCCTTGGGAGCAGGAGGCATAAGAGGGTGGGCGCACGTGGGCGTCATCAAGGCCCTACACGAGGCGGGGGTGCCCATCGCTGGCCTGGTGGGGGCCAGCGCCGGCTCCCTGATAGGCCCCCTGTATGCCGCCCATCGCGATGTCCGGGAGATGGTAGAGGTGGCCCTCTCGGCCAACATGGCCTCCCTCACCGCTTGGTTCCTGGGGGGGCTGCGCATCGGGCCGGAGGCCTGGGGCTTCGGCCAAAAGCTGTGGCGCTGCTACGGGCACCTGGATTTCCAGGAGCTGGCCTTGCCTTTTGCTGCCACCGTTTTGGATGCGGCATCTGGGCAACACCTGCTGGTGAGGGAGGGCAACGTGGGTAGAGCAGTGGAGGCCAGTATCCGTCCACCAGGGCTCCTACCTCCCGTGAAGCTACAGGGGCGATGGTTCGTGGATGGAGGCCTGCACGACACAGTCCCCGTGGGGCTGGCCCAGGTGGCGTTCCCCGGCCTACCGGTGGTGGCGGTGCCAGTGGGCGAGTTCTTCCTCTTGCCGCCACCCCTCCGCCCAGCCTCCCGTAGGCTGGGGAACCTGCTGTGGGCCTTGGGGGCCACGCCCCCATCGCGCCTCGGGGGGCTGGCCCTACTGGCATGCCTCGTGGGGGAGGGGCCGCCGCCACGCCCGCCGGCGGCGGCCACAGTAAGGCCCCGCTTACATGGCATCATGGCTGCCCTGCCGATGCGTATACAGGAAGCCGTCCGCCGCGGGGAGAGGGCAGCCCGCGCCGCCCTGCCGGCCATTAAGTCTCTTCTGGAGGCCTCCCCTGGCGTGATGGGAGGATGA
- a CDS encoding 4Fe-4S dicluster domain-containing protein yields MHIKTEQRLAMKMIVSHPEKCVSCHLCEGACSFRHEGLFMPARTRIWVFDLVDEQVYGAYACFHCSDAPCLAHCPTHAISRRADTGQVYVQEERCIGCKMCMVACPFGVMGFHGDKKVAQNCDLCEGEPQCVKVCVYGALEFAEVEPMPWAERLAAMERGA; encoded by the coding sequence ATGCACATAAAGACGGAGCAGAGGTTGGCCATGAAGATGATCGTCTCGCACCCGGAGAAGTGTGTGTCCTGCCACCTGTGTGAGGGAGCTTGCTCCTTCCGACACGAGGGACTCTTCATGCCGGCCAGGACCCGCATCTGGGTCTTCGACCTGGTGGACGAGCAGGTCTATGGGGCCTACGCTTGCTTCCACTGCTCCGATGCCCCCTGTCTGGCCCATTGCCCCACCCATGCCATATCCCGACGCGCGGACACCGGTCAGGTCTACGTCCAAGAGGAGAGGTGCATCGGCTGCAAGATGTGCATGGTGGCCTGTCCCTTCGGGGTCATGGGCTTCCATGGGGACAAGAAGGTGGCCCAGAACTGTGACCTGTGCGAAGGAGAGCCCCAGTGCGTCAAGGTATGTGTGTATGGGGCGCTGGAATTTGCAGAAGTGGAGCCCATGCCGTGGGCGGAGCGTCTAGCGGCTATGGAAAGGGGCGCCTAA
- a CDS encoding class I SAM-dependent methyltransferase yields MKGHKWFAAFYDFLMAGAESTFMRRVRHEVVGQARGRVLEVGCGTGASFPYYQDPAAVVATEPDPYMLARAKRRARALGLPITILQARAEDLPFPTGYFDTVVATFVFCSVEDVGRALMEVRRVLRPGGELRFFEHVRYHHRLGAWAQDAITPLWRWLAAGCHPNRDTPRLMEKAGFRLVRLEILTPVPPLPPTVFIRPQALGVARPV; encoded by the coding sequence ATGAAGGGCCACAAGTGGTTTGCCGCCTTCTATGACTTCTTGATGGCCGGAGCTGAGAGCACCTTCATGCGCCGCGTGCGCCATGAGGTGGTGGGCCAGGCGCGCGGACGCGTCCTGGAGGTGGGCTGTGGCACGGGCGCCAGCTTTCCATACTACCAGGACCCCGCAGCCGTGGTGGCCACAGAGCCCGACCCTTACATGCTGGCCCGGGCCAAGAGACGGGCCCGCGCCTTGGGCCTCCCCATCACCATCCTGCAGGCCCGCGCTGAAGACCTGCCCTTCCCCACCGGCTATTTCGATACCGTAGTGGCCACCTTTGTCTTCTGTAGCGTGGAAGACGTGGGCCGTGCCCTAATGGAGGTGAGGCGGGTCCTACGTCCTGGCGGTGAGCTGCGCTTCTTCGAGCATGTGCGCTACCACCATCGCCTGGGCGCCTGGGCCCAGGACGCCATCACACCCCTCTGGCGGTGGCTGGCCGCTGGCTGTCATCCCAACCGCGATACCCCTCGCCTGATGGAGAAAGCAGGGTTTCGCCTGGTGCGCCTGGAGATACTTACCCCCGTCCCACCTCTGCCCCCCACGGTGTTCATAAGGCCTCAGGCTCTGGGGGTGGCCAGGCCGGTGTAG